A genomic segment from Klebsiella africana encodes:
- a CDS encoding YeaC family protein translates to MNIEQIIDSMTPEVYQRLATAVELGKWPDGVALTPEQKENSLQLVMLWQARYNTDAQHMTIDTRGQMVMKSKQQLKEDLGIVPKPIATVKLQ, encoded by the coding sequence ATGAATATTGAGCAAATTATCGACAGTATGACGCCGGAAGTGTATCAGCGTCTGGCGACGGCGGTAGAGCTGGGAAAATGGCCGGATGGTGTGGCGCTGACGCCGGAGCAGAAGGAAAATAGCCTGCAGCTGGTGATGCTCTGGCAGGCCCGATATAACACCGACGCCCAGCATATGACCATCGACACCCGCGGGCAGATGGTGATGAAGAGCAAACAGCAGCTGAAAGAAGATCTTGGCATCGTGCCGAAGCCAATCGCCACCGTTAAGCTGCAATAA
- the msrB gene encoding peptide-methionine (R)-S-oxide reductase MsrB has translation MANKPTPEELKNGLSEMQFYVTQHHGTEPPFTGRLLHNKKNGVYHCLVCDAPLFNSQTKYDSGCGWPSFYEPVSDEAIRYLTDNSHGMQRIEIRCGNCDAHLGHVFPDGPQPTGERYCVNSASLSFTDEQNGEQIKG, from the coding sequence ATGGCGAATAAACCCACCCCGGAAGAGCTGAAAAACGGCTTGAGCGAAATGCAGTTTTACGTGACGCAGCATCATGGCACCGAACCGCCTTTCACCGGACGACTGCTGCACAACAAGAAAAATGGCGTGTATCACTGCCTGGTATGCGATGCCCCGCTGTTTAACTCCCAAACCAAATACGACTCTGGTTGCGGCTGGCCAAGCTTCTACGAGCCGGTAAGCGATGAGGCCATTCGCTATCTGACCGACAACTCGCACGGCATGCAGCGCATCGAGATCCGTTGCGGAAATTGTGACGCCCATCTCGGCCACGTGTTTCCGGATGGTCCGCAGCCGACCGGCGAGCGCTATTGTGTCAATTCGGCGTCGCTAAGCTTCACTGATGAACAGAATGGCGAGCAGATTAAGGGTTGA
- a CDS encoding MipA/OmpV family protein: MTKIKLLALGVLIATSASAAHADGKFTLGAGVGIVEHPYKQYDADVYPVPVISYESDNFWFHGLGGGYYLWNDTNDKLSITAYWSPMYFKPGDSDSEQMRRLDKRKSTVMAGLSYVHNTPYGFLRTTIAGDTLDNSNGINWDLAWLYRYTNGNLTLTPGIGVEWNSDNQNEYYYGVSQHESRRSGMRSYDPDSSWNPYLELSANYRFLGDWSVYGIARYTRLSDEITDSPMVDKSWSGLISTGITYTF, translated from the coding sequence GTGACTAAAATCAAACTTCTGGCACTCGGCGTGCTGATTGCGACGTCCGCCAGCGCGGCGCATGCCGACGGGAAGTTCACTCTTGGGGCTGGCGTAGGCATCGTTGAGCATCCGTATAAGCAATATGATGCGGATGTCTATCCGGTGCCGGTCATTAGTTATGAGAGCGATAACTTCTGGTTCCACGGGCTGGGCGGGGGGTACTACCTGTGGAATGACACCAACGATAAACTGTCGATTACCGCCTACTGGTCACCGATGTACTTCAAGCCGGGCGACAGCGACAGTGAACAAATGCGTCGTCTGGATAAACGTAAATCGACGGTGATGGCCGGTCTTTCTTATGTCCACAACACGCCCTATGGCTTCTTGCGTACGACGATTGCCGGCGATACGCTGGATAACAGCAACGGTATCAACTGGGATCTCGCCTGGCTGTACCGTTACACCAACGGTAACCTGACGCTGACGCCGGGTATTGGCGTGGAGTGGAACAGCGACAATCAGAACGAATACTACTATGGTGTCTCCCAGCATGAGTCTCGTCGCAGCGGTATGCGCAGCTATGACCCGGACAGCAGTTGGAACCCGTATCTGGAGCTGTCGGCTAACTATCGCTTCCTTGGCGACTGGAGCGTTTACGGTATCGCGCGCTACACCCGTCTATCGGATGAAATTACCGACAGCCCGATGGTGGACAAATCCTGGAGCGGCCTGATCTCCACCGGGATTACCTACACCTTCTGA
- a CDS encoding D-hexose-6-phosphate mutarotase: MINKIFALPVNETISPVISRRQLDDLELIVIDHPQVKASVALQGAHLLSWKPAGEEDVLWLSNNTPFKQGVALRGGVPICWPWFGPSAQQGLPSHGFARNLPWTLEGHDEDDSGVMLTFALQHSAETIKLWPHEFTLYARFKLGKTCEIELEAHGEFETTSALHTYFNVGDIAAVKVSGLGERYIDKVNNAEEGVLSNGVQTFPDRTDRVYLNADSCSVIHDDALNRTIDVVHHHQHNVVAWNPGPALSVSMGDMPDDGYKTFVCVETCCVTQPQKASEETPSRLAQTISVKTR; the protein is encoded by the coding sequence ATGATAAATAAGATTTTTGCTCTCCCGGTGAATGAAACTATTTCGCCCGTTATCTCCCGTCGCCAGCTTGACGACCTGGAGCTGATTGTTATCGACCATCCGCAGGTGAAAGCCTCTGTAGCGCTGCAGGGGGCGCACCTGCTCTCCTGGAAACCCGCCGGTGAAGAAGACGTCCTGTGGCTGAGCAACAACACCCCGTTTAAACAGGGCGTCGCCCTGCGCGGCGGCGTGCCGATCTGCTGGCCCTGGTTTGGCCCATCGGCGCAGCAGGGTCTGCCGTCGCACGGTTTTGCCCGCAATCTGCCGTGGACCCTGGAAGGCCATGACGAAGACGACAGCGGCGTGATGTTGACCTTTGCGCTCCAGCACAGCGCCGAAACCATCAAGCTCTGGCCGCACGAGTTCACCCTCTATGCCCGCTTTAAGCTGGGCAAGACCTGCGAAATCGAGCTGGAAGCCCACGGTGAATTCGAAACCACCTCTGCCCTGCATACCTACTTCAACGTCGGCGATATCGCGGCGGTGAAAGTGAGCGGTCTTGGCGAGCGCTATATCGATAAAGTGAACAATGCCGAAGAAGGCGTCCTGAGCAACGGCGTGCAGACCTTCCCGGACCGCACCGATCGCGTCTATCTCAACGCCGACAGCTGCAGCGTAATCCATGACGATGCGCTTAACCGCACTATCGACGTGGTGCATCATCATCAGCACAACGTGGTGGCCTGGAACCCGGGCCCGGCGCTGTCCGTCAGCATGGGCGACATGCCGGACGATGGTTACAAAACCTTCGTTTGCGTCGAAACCTGCTGCGTAACCCAGCCGCAGAAAGCCAGCGAAGAGACCCCTTCTCGCCTGGCGCAGACCATCAGCGTGAAAACACGCTAA
- a CDS encoding glycoside hydrolase family 18 protein produces MKRLPLLAALPLLCASALSAQPLMSVGYFNGGGDVTAGPGGDIDKLDVRQITHLNYSFGLIYNDEKDETNAALKDPAHLHEIWLSPKVQADLQKLPALRKQNPDLKVLLSVGGWGARGFSGAAATAESRAVFIRSAQKIIQQYGLDGIDLDWEFPVNGAWGLVASQPADRDNFTALLKSLREAVGEQKLVTIAVGANAESPKSWVDVKAVAPVLNYINLMTYDMAYGTQYFNSNLYDSSHWPTVAAADKYSADFVVNNYLAAGLKPSQMNLGIGFYGRVPKRAVEPGIDWTKADAQNNPVTQPYFGPQQIALFASLGYDLSKDTYVKYNDIVGKLLNDPQKRFTEHWDDEAKVPWLSVQSAEGKPLFALSYENPRSVAIKADYIKAKGLAGAMFWEYGADDQNQLARQLAESLGIKH; encoded by the coding sequence ATGAAACGTTTGCCCTTGTTGGCAGCCTTGCCCTTGCTTTGCGCTTCTGCGCTCTCTGCCCAACCGCTGATGTCCGTCGGCTATTTCAACGGCGGCGGCGACGTCACTGCCGGGCCGGGCGGTGATATCGATAAGCTGGACGTCCGGCAGATCACCCATCTCAACTACTCGTTTGGCCTTATCTATAACGATGAAAAAGACGAGACCAATGCGGCCCTGAAGGATCCTGCTCATCTGCACGAGATCTGGCTGTCGCCGAAGGTGCAGGCGGATCTGCAAAAGCTCCCCGCCCTGCGTAAACAGAATCCGGACCTCAAAGTCCTGCTGTCGGTCGGCGGCTGGGGCGCGCGTGGTTTCTCCGGCGCGGCGGCGACCGCAGAAAGTCGCGCCGTCTTTATTCGTTCCGCGCAGAAAATCATCCAGCAATATGGTCTGGACGGCATTGACCTCGACTGGGAGTTTCCGGTCAACGGCGCCTGGGGACTGGTGGCCAGCCAGCCGGCTGACCGCGACAACTTCACTGCCCTGCTGAAATCGCTGCGCGAGGCAGTCGGTGAGCAAAAGCTGGTGACTATCGCCGTGGGCGCCAATGCCGAGAGCCCGAAAAGCTGGGTGGACGTCAAAGCGGTGGCCCCGGTGCTGAACTACATCAACCTGATGACCTACGACATGGCCTACGGCACACAGTACTTCAACTCGAACCTGTATGACTCCAGCCACTGGCCAACGGTCGCTGCGGCGGATAAATACAGCGCCGATTTTGTGGTCAACAATTACCTGGCCGCCGGGCTTAAACCCAGCCAGATGAACCTCGGGATTGGTTTTTATGGCCGGGTACCGAAACGGGCGGTCGAGCCGGGGATTGACTGGACGAAAGCGGATGCGCAAAACAATCCGGTCACCCAGCCCTATTTTGGGCCACAACAGATCGCGCTGTTTGCCTCGCTGGGCTATGACCTGAGCAAAGACACCTACGTGAAATACAATGATATCGTGGGCAAACTGCTCAACGATCCGCAGAAACGCTTTACCGAGCACTGGGACGATGAGGCGAAAGTCCCGTGGCTGTCGGTGCAGTCCGCGGAGGGCAAGCCGCTGTTCGCCCTCTCCTATGAGAACCCGCGCTCGGTAGCCATTAAGGCGGACTATATCAAGGCGAAGGGCCTCGCCGGGGCGATGTTCTGGGAATATGGCGCCGATGACCAGAACCAGCTGGCCCGCCAGCTGGCGGAATCCCTGGGGATCAAACACTAA
- the gapA gene encoding glyceraldehyde-3-phosphate dehydrogenase — MTIKVGINGFGRIGRIVFRAAQKRSDIEIVAINDLLDAEYMAYMLKYDSTHGRFDGTVEVKDGHLVVNGKKIRVTAERDPANLKWDEVGVDVVAEATGIFLTDETARKHITAGAKKVVLTGPSKDNTPMFVRGANFDTYAGQDIVSNASCTTNCLAPLAKVINDNFGIVEGLMTTVHATTATQKTVDGPSHKDWRGGRGAAQNIIPSSTGAAKAVGKVLPELNGKLTGMAFRVPTPNVSVVDLTVRLEKAASYEEIKKAIKAASEGAMKGVLGYTEDDVVSTDFNGEVCTSVFDAKAGIALNDNFVKLVSWYDNETGYSNKVLDLIAHISK, encoded by the coding sequence ATGACTATCAAAGTAGGTATCAACGGTTTTGGCCGTATCGGTCGCATTGTTTTCCGTGCTGCTCAGAAACGTTCTGACATCGAGATCGTTGCAATCAACGACCTGTTAGACGCAGAGTACATGGCTTACATGCTGAAGTATGACTCCACTCACGGTCGTTTCGACGGCACCGTTGAAGTGAAAGACGGTCATCTGGTCGTTAACGGTAAAAAAATCCGTGTTACCGCTGAACGTGACCCGGCTAACCTGAAGTGGGACGAAGTTGGTGTTGACGTTGTTGCTGAAGCAACCGGTATCTTCCTGACCGACGAAACCGCTCGTAAACACATCACCGCTGGCGCGAAAAAAGTCGTTCTGACTGGCCCGTCCAAAGACAACACTCCGATGTTCGTTCGCGGTGCTAACTTCGACACTTATGCTGGCCAGGACATCGTTTCCAACGCATCCTGCACCACCAACTGCCTGGCACCGCTGGCTAAAGTTATCAACGACAACTTCGGTATCGTTGAAGGCCTGATGACCACCGTCCACGCTACCACCGCTACCCAGAAAACCGTTGATGGCCCGTCTCACAAAGACTGGCGCGGCGGCCGCGGCGCAGCTCAGAACATCATCCCGTCCTCTACCGGTGCTGCTAAAGCAGTAGGTAAAGTACTGCCAGAACTGAACGGCAAACTGACCGGTATGGCGTTCCGCGTTCCGACTCCGAACGTATCCGTTGTTGACCTGACCGTTCGTCTGGAAAAAGCAGCGTCCTACGAAGAAATCAAGAAAGCCATCAAAGCCGCTTCTGAAGGCGCTATGAAAGGTGTTCTGGGTTACACCGAAGACGACGTTGTTTCCACCGACTTCAACGGCGAAGTTTGCACTTCCGTGTTCGATGCTAAAGCAGGTATCGCACTGAACGACAACTTCGTGAAACTGGTTTCCTGGTACGACAACGAAACCGGCTACTCCAACAAAGTTCTGGATCTGATTGCTCACATCTCCAAATAA
- a CDS encoding YeaH/YhbH family protein, whose amino-acid sequence MTWFIDRRLNGKNKSAVNRQRFLRRYKAQIKQSISEAINKRSVTDIESGESVSIPTDDINEPMFHQGRGGLRNRVHPGNDHFVQNDRIERPQGGGGGGGGGQGQASADGEGKDEFVFQISKDEYLDLLFEDLALPNLKKNQHRQLNEFKTHRAGFTSNGVPANISVVRSLQNSLARRTAMTAGKRRELRALEEDLEAISRSEPVQLLEEERLRKEIAELRAKIERVPFIDTFDLRYKNYEKRPEPSSQAVMFCLMDVSGSMDQATKDMAKRFYILLYLFLSRTYKNVDVVYIRHHTQAKEVDEHEFFYSQETGGTIVSSALKLMDEVVQARYDPAQWNIYAAQASDGDNWADDSPLCHELLAKKILPVVRYYSYIEITRRAHQTLWREYEHLQATFENFAMQHIRDQEDIYPVFRELFHKQSSKSEA is encoded by the coding sequence ATGACCTGGTTCATAGACCGACGCCTGAACGGGAAAAACAAAAGCGCCGTCAACCGTCAGCGCTTTTTGCGCCGTTATAAGGCGCAGATCAAACAGTCGATCTCCGAGGCCATCAACAAGCGCTCGGTGACCGATATTGAGAGCGGAGAATCCGTCTCGATCCCGACGGACGATATTAACGAGCCGATGTTTCATCAGGGTCGCGGTGGCCTGCGCAACCGCGTCCACCCGGGCAACGACCATTTTGTGCAAAACGACCGCATTGAGCGCCCGCAGGGCGGTGGCGGCGGCGGTGGCGGTGGTCAGGGGCAAGCCAGCGCCGATGGTGAAGGAAAGGATGAGTTTGTCTTCCAGATTTCGAAAGATGAGTACCTGGATCTGTTATTTGAAGATCTCGCCCTGCCGAACCTGAAGAAGAATCAGCACCGGCAGCTGAACGAGTTTAAAACTCATCGCGCTGGCTTTACCTCGAATGGGGTGCCAGCCAACATCAGCGTGGTGCGTTCGCTGCAGAACTCGCTGGCCCGCCGTACGGCGATGACTGCTGGCAAGCGTCGTGAACTGCGCGCCCTGGAGGAGGATCTGGAAGCCATCAGCCGCAGCGAACCGGTGCAGCTGCTGGAGGAGGAGCGCCTGCGCAAAGAGATTGCCGAGCTGCGCGCCAAAATTGAACGGGTGCCGTTTATCGACACCTTTGACTTACGCTACAAAAATTACGAAAAACGGCCGGAGCCTTCCAGCCAGGCGGTGATGTTCTGTCTGATGGACGTCTCAGGCTCGATGGACCAGGCCACCAAAGACATGGCCAAGCGTTTTTATATCCTGCTGTATCTGTTCCTCAGCCGGACTTATAAAAACGTCGACGTGGTCTATATCCGCCACCATACCCAGGCCAAAGAGGTGGATGAGCACGAATTCTTCTATTCTCAGGAAACCGGCGGCACCATCGTCTCCAGCGCCCTGAAGCTGATGGATGAAGTGGTGCAGGCGCGTTATGACCCGGCGCAGTGGAACATCTACGCCGCCCAGGCGTCGGATGGCGACAACTGGGCCGATGATTCCCCGCTGTGCCACGAACTGCTGGCGAAGAAAATCCTGCCGGTGGTGCGTTATTACAGCTACATCGAAATTACCCGCCGGGCGCATCAAACCCTGTGGCGCGAGTATGAACATCTGCAGGCGACCTTTGAAAATTTCGCCATGCAGCATATTCGCGACCAGGAGGATATCTACCCGGTATTCCGCGAACTGTTTCACAAGCAGTCATCTAAAAGTGAAGCTTAA
- the yajD gene encoding HNH nuclease YajD translates to MAYIPKNYARLEVGYREKALKLFPWVCGRCSREFVYSNLRELTVHHIDHDHSNNPEDGSNWEMLCLYCHDHEHSKYTEADQYGSTVVAGEDAQKSVGEATYNPFADLKAMMNKK, encoded by the coding sequence ATGGCCTATATCCCCAAAAATTACGCACGTCTGGAAGTGGGTTACCGCGAAAAGGCGCTCAAGCTTTTTCCCTGGGTGTGCGGACGCTGCTCACGGGAGTTTGTCTACTCCAATCTACGCGAGCTGACGGTGCATCACATCGATCACGACCACTCCAATAACCCGGAAGATGGCAGTAACTGGGAGATGTTGTGCCTGTACTGTCACGATCACGAACATTCCAAGTACACTGAAGCGGATCAGTATGGCTCCACGGTGGTGGCGGGCGAAGATGCGCAAAAGAGCGTCGGCGAGGCCACCTACAACCCGTTTGCCGATCTGAAAGCGATGATGAACAAAAAGTAA
- the yeaG gene encoding protein kinase YeaG, with protein sequence MNIFDHYRQRYEAAKDEEFTLQEFLTICRQDRSAYANAAERLLMAIGEPVMVDTALEPRLSRLFSNRVIARYPAFEEFYGMEDAIEQIVSYLKHAAQGLEEKKQILYLLGPVGGGKSSLAERLKALMQRVPIYVLSANGERSPVNDHPLCLFNPQEDAQILQKEYGIPTRYLGTIMSPWAAKRLHEFGGDITKFRVVKVWPSILEQVAIAKTEPGDENNQDISALVGKVDIRKLEHYAQNDPDAYGYSGALCRANQGIMEFVEMFKAPIKVLHPLLTATQEGNYNGTEGISALPFNGIILAHSNESEWVTFRNNKNNEAFLDRVYIVKVPYCLRISEEIRIYEKLLNNSELTHAPCAPGTLETLARFSILSRLKEPENSSIYSKMRVYDGESLKDTDPKAKSYQEYRDYAGVDEGMNGLSTRFAFKILSRVFNFDHVEVAANPVHLFYVLEQQIEREQFPQENAERYLEFLKGYLIPKYAEFIGKEIQTAYLESYSEYGQNIFDRYVTYADFWIQDQEYRDPDTGQLFDRESLNAELEKIEKPAGISNPKDFRNEIVNFVLRARANNSGRNPNWTSYEKLRTVIEKKMFSNTEELLPVISFNAKTSTDEQKKHDDFVDRMMEKGYTRKQVRLLCEWYLRVRKSS encoded by the coding sequence ATGAATATATTCGATCACTATCGCCAGCGCTATGAAGCTGCCAAGGACGAAGAGTTCACACTGCAGGAGTTTCTTACCATCTGCCGGCAAGATCGCAGTGCCTATGCCAATGCGGCAGAACGTCTGTTGATGGCCATTGGTGAACCCGTCATGGTTGATACGGCTCTCGAGCCGCGGCTATCCCGTCTCTTTTCAAACCGGGTTATCGCACGTTATCCGGCGTTTGAAGAGTTTTACGGTATGGAAGACGCCATTGAGCAGATCGTTTCCTACCTCAAGCATGCCGCCCAGGGGCTGGAAGAGAAGAAACAGATCCTCTATCTGCTGGGGCCGGTGGGCGGTGGTAAATCGTCGCTGGCTGAACGGCTGAAAGCGCTGATGCAGCGCGTGCCAATTTATGTGCTGAGCGCCAACGGCGAGCGCAGCCCGGTCAACGATCACCCGCTGTGCCTGTTTAATCCGCAGGAGGATGCCCAGATCCTCCAGAAAGAGTATGGCATCCCAACCCGCTATCTCGGCACCATTATGTCGCCGTGGGCGGCCAAGCGCCTGCACGAGTTTGGCGGTGATATCACTAAATTCCGCGTGGTCAAAGTCTGGCCATCGATTCTCGAGCAGGTCGCCATCGCCAAAACCGAACCCGGTGATGAAAACAACCAGGATATTTCGGCGCTGGTCGGTAAAGTGGATATCCGTAAGCTGGAACATTATGCGCAGAACGACCCGGACGCCTACGGCTACTCCGGTGCATTGTGCCGCGCCAACCAGGGGATTATGGAGTTCGTCGAGATGTTTAAAGCGCCGATTAAGGTGCTGCATCCGCTGCTGACCGCCACCCAGGAAGGGAACTATAACGGCACCGAAGGGATCTCCGCCCTGCCGTTTAATGGGATCATCCTGGCCCACTCCAACGAATCGGAATGGGTGACCTTCCGTAATAACAAGAACAATGAGGCCTTCCTCGACCGCGTCTATATCGTCAAGGTGCCTTATTGCCTGCGTATCTCCGAAGAGATCCGCATCTATGAAAAACTGCTCAACAACAGTGAGCTGACCCATGCGCCCTGCGCCCCAGGCACCCTGGAAACGCTGGCGCGCTTTTCGATTCTGTCGCGTCTCAAAGAGCCGGAAAACTCGAGCATCTACTCGAAGATGCGGGTCTATGATGGCGAAAGCCTGAAAGATACCGACCCGAAAGCGAAATCCTATCAGGAGTATCGCGATTACGCCGGGGTGGATGAAGGGATGAACGGGCTTTCCACCCGCTTTGCCTTTAAGATCCTGTCTCGGGTGTTTAACTTCGACCATGTCGAGGTGGCCGCCAACCCGGTGCATCTGTTCTATGTCCTGGAGCAGCAGATTGAGCGTGAACAGTTCCCACAGGAGAACGCCGAGCGCTACCTGGAGTTCCTCAAAGGCTATCTGATCCCGAAATACGCCGAGTTTATCGGCAAAGAGATCCAGACCGCTTACCTGGAATCCTACTCCGAGTACGGGCAGAACATTTTCGATCGCTATGTCACCTACGCCGACTTCTGGATCCAGGATCAGGAGTATCGCGATCCGGATACCGGGCAGCTGTTTGACCGTGAGTCGTTGAATGCGGAGCTGGAGAAAATTGAGAAGCCGGCCGGGATCAGCAACCCGAAAGACTTCCGTAACGAAATCGTCAACTTTGTGCTGCGCGCCAGAGCCAACAACAGCGGACGTAATCCGAACTGGACCAGCTACGAGAAACTGCGCACGGTTATCGAGAAGAAAATGTTCTCTAATACCGAGGAGCTGTTGCCGGTCATTTCGTTTAATGCCAAAACATCAACCGATGAGCAGAAAAAACACGACGACTTTGTCGACCGCATGATGGAGAAAGGCTACACCCGCAAACAGGTTCGCCTGCTGTGCGAGTGGTACCTGCGGGTTCGTAAATCGTCCTGA
- a CDS encoding aldo/keto reductase, giving the protein MVTKTVRFGEQAAVPAIGLGTWYMGENAAQRQQEVAALRAGIDHGLSVIDTAEMYADGGAEEVVGQAIRGLRDRVVLVSKVYPWHAGGAAMRHACENSLRRLQTDYLDMYLLHWRGDIPLQETVEAMEKLVAEGKIRCWGVSNLDTDDMQALWRTAGGEHCATNQVLYHLASRGIEYDLLPWCQQHSLPMMAYCPLAQAGRLRNGLFQHTDIINMANARGVTVAQLLLAWVIRHPEVLAIPKAASIEHVVQNAAALDIVLSAEELAQLDRLYPPPQRKTRLDMV; this is encoded by the coding sequence ATGGTGACAAAAACAGTACGCTTTGGCGAGCAGGCGGCGGTTCCGGCCATCGGGCTGGGCACGTGGTATATGGGCGAAAATGCGGCGCAGCGTCAGCAGGAAGTGGCTGCACTGCGTGCGGGCATCGACCATGGACTGAGCGTGATCGATACGGCGGAAATGTACGCTGACGGCGGGGCGGAGGAAGTGGTGGGCCAGGCGATCCGCGGCCTGCGCGACCGGGTGGTGCTGGTCTCCAAAGTCTATCCCTGGCATGCCGGCGGAGCGGCGATGCGTCACGCCTGTGAAAACAGCCTGCGCCGGCTGCAGACCGACTATCTCGATATGTATCTTCTGCACTGGCGGGGTGATATCCCGCTGCAGGAGACGGTTGAGGCGATGGAGAAGCTGGTGGCCGAGGGCAAGATCCGCTGCTGGGGCGTCTCTAACCTGGACACCGACGATATGCAGGCGCTGTGGCGGACGGCGGGTGGCGAGCATTGCGCAACCAACCAGGTGCTCTATCATCTCGCATCGCGGGGCATTGAATACGATCTCCTGCCCTGGTGCCAGCAGCACAGTCTGCCGATGATGGCCTACTGCCCGCTGGCGCAGGCGGGGCGCTTACGCAATGGACTTTTTCAGCATACCGATATCATTAATATGGCTAACGCGCGGGGGGTGACGGTGGCGCAGCTGCTGCTGGCCTGGGTGATTCGTCATCCGGAAGTGCTGGCGATCCCGAAAGCGGCCAGTATTGAGCATGTGGTGCAGAATGCCGCTGCGCTCGATATCGTCCTCAGTGCGGAAGAGCTCGCGCAGCTGGATCGCCTCTATCCGCCGCCGCAGCGAAAAACCCGGCTGGATATGGTTTAA